In one Elephas maximus indicus isolate mEleMax1 chromosome 9, mEleMax1 primary haplotype, whole genome shotgun sequence genomic region, the following are encoded:
- the LOC126082769 gene encoding interferon omega-1-like: MAFLLFLLTALVVFGCGPAPSLGCDLSKKHTLTSKKTFVVLDQMRRLSPFSCLKERKDFRFPQEMVDGSQLQKAQVISVLHEMLQQIFNLFHTKDSSAAWNTTLLDQLHSGLYLQLEDLEACLVQAMEEEESVLAIESSALAVKRYFQGIHSYLKEKEYSDCAWEIVRVEIKRSFSSSTNLQERLRRKHGDMGSS; the protein is encoded by the coding sequence ATGGCTTTCCTGCTCTTTCTActgacagccctggtggtgttcGGCTGTGGCCCTGCTCCATCTCTGGGCTGTGACCTGTCTAAGAAACACACCCTGACTAGTAAGAAGACCTTTGTGGTTCTGGACCAAATGAGGAGACTCTCCCCTTTCTCCTGcctgaaggaaagaaaggactTCAGATTCCCCCAGGAGATGGTGGATGGCAGCCAGCTCCAGAAGGCCCAGGTCATCTCTGTCCTCCACGAGATGCTCCAGCAGATCTTCAACCTCTTCCACACAAAGGACTCCTCTGCTGCTTGGAACACAACCCTCCTGGACCAACTCCACAGTGGACTCTATCTACAGCTGGAAGATCTGGAGGCCTGCTTAGTGCAGGCAATGGAAGAAGAAGAATCTGTCCTGGCGATTGAGAGCTCTGCACTGGCTGTGAAGAGGTACTTCCAGGGAATCCATTCCTATCTGAAAGAGAAGGAATACAGTGACTGTGCCTGGGAAATTGTCAGAGTGGAAATCAAGAGATCCTTCTCTTCATCGACAAACTTGCAAGAAAGATTAAGAAGAAAGCATGGAGACATGGGTTCATCTTGA